The following DNA comes from Cryobacterium psychrophilum.
GGCAAGGACGAGGATTGGGACTCGGCCCCTTTCGAGCCGACCGTGCGTGGTGACCGTCTCTATGGTCGCGGTGCGGCCGACGACAAAGCAGGAGTCATGGCGCACGTCGCCTCCATTCGTGCCCTTGTCGATGCTGCAGGTCCCGATTTTGATCTCGGCCTCGCCCTCTTCATTGAGGGAGAAGAAGAATTCGGCAGCCGGTCCTTCGCGACCTTCCTCGACGAGAATGTCGATGCCCTGCGAGCAGATGTGATTGTCGTCGCCGACTCGAACAACTGGGATGTGTCGACCCCAGCGCTCACGACCGGCCTCCGCGGCAATGTCACCCTGCGCCTCAACGTACGCACGCTGGACCATGCTTCCCATTCCGGCATGTTCGGGGGAGCCGTTCCCGACGCCATGATGGCGACGATTGCGCTGCTGGCGACGCTCTACAACGAGGACGGATCCGTCGCCGTGGCGGGGCTAACGATCCACACCGGCGACACCCCCGAGTACTCGGAAGAGCAGCTGAGGGAGGAGACGGGTCTCCTCGATGGAGTGTCGCCCATCGGACATGGCTCCATTCTCAGCCGGATCTGGTCCCAGCCCGCCATCACCGTCACCGGAATCGACGCGCCGAGCGTTGACAACGCGTCCAACACGCTGTCGCCCTCGATAACCGTGAGAGTGAGTTGCCGCATTGCTCCCGGGCAGCGAGCCAGCGATGCGGCAGCTGTGCTCGAAGAACACCTGCGCGCTCATGCACCCTTTGGCGCGCATGTCGAGATCTCCGAGGTGGACTGTGGCCAACCCTTCCTCGTGGACACGAGCGGATGGGCCGTGACCGAGGCGCGCCGTGCAATGACGGATGCCTGGGGCGCGCCCCCGATAGATATTGGGGTTGGCGGTTCCATCCCGTTCATTGCCGACCTGGTGCGGGTCTTCCCGGAGTCCCAGATTCTTGTGACCGGCGTCGAAGACCCCGACTCGCGGGCACACAGCCCCAACGAGTCCCTGCACCTCGGGGTCTTCAAGCGCGCCGTGCTTACCGAGGCACTGCTGCTGTCACGGCTGAACCACCGCAGCGGGCAGTAGCCGGAGTCAGAGCCATATTCCCCGCACTTTGCATCACGGGGAATGATTCAGGCTGCCACACGGTTGGAGGAGGTAGAATTGATTGTGATTTCCGAGTTATCACCTCGACTAGTCGACTTGACCACTTGACACGTTCGCGCGCTGCGACCACCAAGGAGAAACATGACTGACGCCATGACCGACACGACCAGCACCGCAGCCCATGGTGTTGGCCTGAGCGATACCGCCGCCGACAAGGTACGAAGCCTCCTGGCCCAGGAAGGACGTGAGGATCTTCGTCTGCGCGTCGCAGTGCAGCCCGGGGGTTGTTCCGGCCTGATCTACCAGCTCTATTTCGACGAGCGAGTTCTCGAGGGCGATGCTGTTGTTGACTTCGATGGAGTCGGTGTTGTCGTTGACAAGATGAGTGTTCCGTACCTTGATGGTGCGAATATCAACTTCGAGGACACGATCGAGAAGCAGGGTTTCACGATCGACAACCCCAATGCCGGCAGTAGCTGCGCGTGTGGAGACTCTTTCAGCTAGGCAAAGACCCCGCTGAAATGCGAAAAACAGGAGATCATCCCCAGTGGATGGTCTCCTTTCGCAATTTAAAGCCTGATTCCACCAGTGTCACGCGCGCTTCGGCGCAAAGTTGACCTCCAGGGTGCACGGAAGAAGGCTTTGCTCGGAGTAGGCTAGGAATCGGTCACAGCACTTCCTGAGAAGTGTCCTCGAATCCCCCCGAAAGGTCCCCGGTGCGCATTAATCACCGTCTCCGATGGGCTGCATTTCCGCTTGCAGCGACACTTGTCATTGTTCTCTCCGGCTGCACGCAGGCCCAGTTAAACGGCTATCTTCCCGGTTTTGAAGAAGGTCAACCGGCGGTGACAAACCAGACCGAACGAGTGTCCGGTCTGTGGACCACCTCCTGGATCGTCCTCCTCATCGTGGGCATCCTCACGTGGGGCCTCACGCTCTGGGCCATCGTCGTCTACCGTCGTCGCAAGGGCCAGACCGGACTCCCGGTGCAGCTCCGCTACAACATGCCGATCGAGATCTTCTACACGATCGTTCCGCTCATTCTGGTCGTAGGCTTTTTTGCCTTCACCGCGCGGGACCAGGTCGCACTCGAGACCCGCTTTGACAGCCCCGACGTCACTATCGAGGTCCAGGCCAAGCAGTGGGCGTGGGACTTCAACTACGTCGACGAGGATGTCTACTCCGCAGGCGTGCAAGCGCAGGCCGACCCTGACGGCGAACCCGGCGCCATCGTCGACTCAGAGCTGCCCGTCCTTGTGCTCCCGGTCAACAAAAAGGTTGAGTTCAAGCTCGAGTCCCGAGACGTCATTCATTCCTTCTGGGTCATCGACTTCCTTTACAAGAAGGACGTCGTCCCCGGCAAGACCAACTACATGTCGGTCATTCCGGAGCGCATCGGAACCTATGCGGGCAAGTGCGCGGAACTCTGCGGTGAGTATCACTCCATGATGCTCTTCAACACGGAGGTCGTGTCCCAGGCCGACTACGACACCTACATCGCCTCGCTGCGGGCTGCCGGCAACACCGGGCAGCTGGACAATAACTACGATCGCAATCAGAATCAGCCGGGCACGGAAGCCCCGACCGCTCAGGAAGGCAAGTAAGCCATGAGCACCACTATCACCCCTCCAGCGACGCGCATGGAGACTCCGGTCTCGCCGTCCGCTGAACGCAAGGGTAATTTGCTCGTCAAGGCGATAACGTCAACCGACCACAAGGTGATCGGTTACATGTACCTGATCACCTCGTTCGTGTACTTCTGCCTCGGCGGGGTCATGGCGCTCATCATTCGTGCGCAGCTCTTCGCCCCCGGTCTGGAGATCGTTCAGACCAAGGAGCAGTACAACCAGCTGTTCACGATGCACGGCACGATCATGCTGCTGATGTTCGCCACCCCGTTGTTCTTCGGATTTGCGAACTTCCTCGTCCCCCTGCAGATCGGTGCGCCCGACGTGGCGTTCCCACGTCTGAACGCGTTGGCGTATTGGTTCTTCAACTTCGGTAGCCTCATTGCCGTGGCCGGGTTCCTGACCCCCCAGGGCGCTGCGTCGTTCGGCTGGTTTGCGTACCAGCCACTCGCGAGCACGACGTTCTCGCCTGGTATCGGTGGAAACCTGTGGATGGTGGGGCTCGGTCTTTCCGGGTTCGGTACCATCCTCGGTTCCGTCAACTTCATTACGACAATCATCACGATGCGTGCCCCCGGCATGACGATGTGGCGCATGCCGATTTTCACCTGGAACTCACTGATCACCTCGTTGCTTGCCCTGATGGTGTTCCCGGTTCTCGCCGCAGCCATGCTTGCAGCCGCCTCCGACCGCATCTTTGGTTCGCACATCTACGACCCCGCCAATGGCGGTGCCATACTCTGGCAGCACTTGTTCTGGTTCTTCGGTCACCCCGAGGTATACATCATTGCCCTGCCGTTCTTCGGTATCGTTTCGGAAGTGTTCCCCGTCTTCAGTCGAAAGCCGATGTTCGGGTACAAGACGCTGGTCTACGCGACTATTGCGATCGCCGCGCTCTCCGTTTCTGTCTGGGCGCACCACATGTACGTCACGGGCTCCGTTCTGCTGCCGTTCTTCTCGCTCATGACGATGCTTATCGCGGTCCCGACCGGGGTGAAGATCTTCAACTGGATCGGAACGATGTGGCGGGGTTCCGTCACATTCGAGACGCCCATGCTCTGGGCCATCGGCTTCCTCATCACCTTCACGTTCGGTGGACTCACTGGAGTCATCCTCGCCTCGCCGCCGCTTGACTTCCACGTCACGGACACCTACTTCGTGGTTGCGCACTTCCACTACGTCGTATTCGGCACCGTTGTCTTTGCCATGTTCAGTGGCTTCTACTTCTGGTGGCCGAAATGGACAGGGAAGATGCTCAACGAGAGCCTCGGCAAGTGGCACTTCTGGTTGCTCTTCATCGGCTTCCACACCACGTTCCTCGTGCAGCATTGGCTGGGCGTCGTCGGTATGCCCCGTCGCTATGCGACGTATTCACCCGATGACGGATTCACGTGGATGAACCAGGTGTCGACCATTGGCGCCATGATTCTGGCCACGTCGATGATTCCGTTCTTCCTGAACGTATACATCACGGCCCGCAAGGCACCGCTGGTTACGGTCAACGATCCCTGGGGCTACGGTTCGTCGCTCGAGTGGGCAACGTCTTGCCCGCCGCCGCGTCACAACTTCACGTCCATCCCGAGAATTCGGTCTGAGCGTCCGGCATTCGACCTCAACCACCCAGAGGCGGGACTTCCCGTGGGTATTGGGTACCTCAAGGACGCACCGGATGCCCCCACGTACGACGCATCATCGAACAAGGTGAAGTAAATGAGAACTAACGCGCGTCTCTTCTGGGGCCTGGCGGCCTTCTTCGCCCTCATGGCGGTTATCTACACGGTGTGGAGCGTCATCGATCCGTTCACCGGAAGCGTGGAGTGGGCAGGAACGTTTGCCCTCTCGCTCAGTGCTGTCCTGGCCGCGTTCATCGGCTTCTACCTGGGCAAGGTTTACACCGCCCAGGGCGGCGAGACTCCCGAGGACCGACTCGATGCCAACATCGATGACGGCGATGCCGAGTCCGGGTTCTTCAGCCCGTGGAGCTGGTGGCCCATCGTGCTCGCGGCATCTGCTGCGCTGGTGTTCCTGGGTCTCGCTGTGGGCATCTGGGTCGCATTCATTGGGCTGGCGTTCGGAGTCATCGGGCTCGTGGGCTGGGTCTACGAGTACTACCGGGGTCTCTTCGCCCGCTAAGCAACTGCAGTATCACGTGCCGGTCTTCCCTGGGAAGGCCGGCACGACTGTTTAACCCGCGACGCGAGTGGGCATTCCACGGTGAGCCCGACCAAGGCCGTGTGCAGTTTTGCACACCCGGCCTGTGCTAATCGATATTGACAGGCACAAAGCCAGCGCACAGGCTGATACAAGCCAAAACACCTGATCGGCGCTGCCGACCACGTCGCGGCCTCCGATCACGATGTGTCAAAGAAGACACGAGGGGAATCCCATGAGCACCAGTTCCAACACCCGAAACGGTGTGCAAGAATCCGGATTGAAAAAGGTCGTCGCGGCCTCCATGGCCGGCACGGTCGTCGAATGGTACGAGTTCTTTCTCTACGCCTCGGCGGCCACTCTGGTCTTCGGCACCCTGTTCTTTCCGAACGCGGGCAGCGAACTCGAAGGCATTATTGCGGCATTCGCAACCTACGCCGTCGGCTTCCTGGCACGCCCCATCGGCGGCATCGTCTTCGGACACTTCGGTGACAAGTTCGGTCGCAAACGCCTACTCCAGCTCAGCCTCGTGCTCGTCGGAGTGGCAACCTTCCTGATGGGCTGCCTGCCGACCTTCGACCAGATCGGCTACCTCGCACCGGTTCTCCTCGTGCTCCTGCGCTTCATCCAGGGCTTCGCCGTCGGCGGCGAATGGGGCGGCGCCGTATTGCTCGTCGCCGAGCACAGCCCCGCGAAGTCGCGCGGATTCTGGGCCAGCTGGCCGCAAGCCGCCGTGCCTGCCGGGAACCTGCTCGCCACGGCCGTGCTCTTCATACTCGCCTCCACCCTCTCCGACGCGGCCTTCCTCAGTTGGGGCTGGCGTGTCGCGTTCTGGCTCTCCGCCGTCATCGTGCTCGTCGGCTACTACATTCGCACCAAGGTCAGCGATGCCCCCATCTTTCTCAAGGCGCAAAAAGAGGTCGTCGCCGGCGAGAAGAACTTCGGCATCGTCGAGGTCTTCCGCCGTTACCCGCGCGGGGTGTTCACCGCGATGGGCCTGCGCTTCGCCGAGAACATTCTCTACTACCTCGTCGTCGTCTTCTCGATCACATACCTCAAGATCATCGTCGAGATGGACACCTCCCGTGTTCTGCTTCTCCTGCTCATCGCCCACGCCGTTCACTTCACTGTGATTCCGATCGTCGGTCACCTCTCCGACCGCGTCGGCCGTCGACCGCTGTACCTCACGGGTGCCGTCCTGGCTGGCACCTGGGGCTTCTTCGCCTTTCCGATGATGGACACCGCGAACGACATCATCATCATCATCGCCATCATGACGGGCCTGCTGTTCCACGCCCTCATGTATGCCGGCCAGCCAGCCATCATGGCTGAGATGTTCCCCACCCGCATGCGCTACTCAGGGGTCTCGCTCGGCTACCAGGTGACGTCGGTCATTGCGGGCTCCATTGCACCGATCATCGCCGTGAGCCTGCTCTCCACCTTCGGTTCATCCGTGCCGGTGGCGATCTACCTCGCGGCGGCCTGCCTCCTGACGGCGATCGTGGTGATCACGCTGAAGGAAACCCGCGGCCTCTCCCTGCATGACATCGATGCAGCGGATGCCGCCGAGACAGCTGATCGCGCCGCCGCCTCTGAGCTGGCGAGCACGACGAGCCGCTGACAGCTGGACCCGATGACGGCCCGATCACAGCGATCGGGCCGTCATCACTTTGCCGCCGCCCGCTTTTCTCGTGACCCACGGTTGACGCGTGCCGACAGCAGACTCAGCCAATGAACGCCGCCGGTCGATTCGCGATCTCAAGGGTGATCGCGTCTATCGCGGCACGCACCACGGGGGAGCGCAGCGATTCGGACCGCACGACCGCCCAGATGGGCAGCTGGCGTTGAAAATCGTCGCGCAGCACCGGAACGAATTCCGGCCGGTCGTGCACGAGAAAGTTCGGCAGAAGTCCGATTCCGGCGCCCGCCTGAACCGCCTCCAGCTGCGCGAACAGGCTCGTTGACTGAAAGCTCGTGGCGGGCTCCGGCAGCTGCGACGACCGGTGGCCGAGGTCGGTCACGAGCAGAGCGCTTTCGACATACGACACGAAACTGTGGGACTGAATATCGTCGAGCGACGGGGGGACACCCCGGCGCAGCAGGTATTCATGGCTCGCGTAGAGCCGCAGGAAGTAGTTGGTGAGAAACATTGCCTGTGCGTTGTTGACGTCGTTGCGCCCGGCCACGATTTCAAGGTCAACGCCCGACCGGTTCTGGCTGACCTTGCGGGTGGCGCTAAACATTTCGATATTGATGCGCGGGTGGTCGCGCTGGAGTTTCACGAGTGCCGGTGTGACGATCTCGGCCCCGAACCCGTCGATAGTGCTGATGCGCAGCAGCCCCGACAGCGGGTCGGTGTGGCTGATCGCCGTGGTGAGGGCGCCGAGCTGGTCTTCGATCGCTTCGGCGGCGTTGACGGCGTGTCGGCCCAGCTCGGTGAGTTCCCAGCCGTGCGGGCTGCGCTCGAGCGTGCGACCGCCCAACTCCTGGTCGAGCGAGAGGATGCGTCGCGAAATGGTCGTGTGGGTGGTGTCGAGCGCCTCGGCGACCGCGTTGAAGCGGCCCAGCCGGGCCACGGTGAGCAGCACGAGGAGGTCGTTGGGGCTCGGAAGCCGGTGTGAACTCACGAATCGGTCCTTTCGCGTTTGTGCATCTATGCACATGCCCTCTGTAAAAAATTACCTTGATTGCACTCTATCCGGCTGCGAGGGTGGAGGCAGCACACAAGCAAAGGAGCTTCGTTATGTCAGTAGTTGCATGGATCGGGTTGGGCAACATGGGCGGACCCATGTCAGCAAATATGGTGGCCGCCGGGCACGAGGTGCGAGGGTTCGATCTGAATCCGGATGCCCTCGCCACGGCCGTTCAGGCGGGCGTCACCGCCGCCGGGAGCATCGCGGATGCCGTCATCGGTGCCGACGTCGTTTTCACCATGCTCCCCAAGGGCGACCACGCCCGGGCGGTCTACTTCGGCGAGGACGGAGTGCTGGCCAACACCGACACGACGACCCTGCTGGTGGATTCGTCGACGATCGACATCGACACCGCCCAGGCCCTGCACGATGCAGCTGCCGAGGCCGGCTTTCGGTTCGTCGACGCGCCTGTCTCCGGTGGCATGAGCGGCGCCACGGCAGGAAGGCTCACCTTCATGATCGGCGGGGAGGCCGGCGCGGTCGCCGATGCCACGACGTTCATCGAGCCGATGGCGGCCAACATCATCCCGACCGGCGGTGCGACGACCGGCCAGGCCGCGAAGATCTGCAACAACCTCATGCTGTTCATCAATCTCGCCGCGGCGGCCGAGGGCGCTGTACTGGCCGAGCGGCTGGGACTGGACAAGCAGGTGTTCTGGAATATCGCATCCGTTTCGTCGGGCGACAGCTGGGCGCTGCGCACCTGGTATCCCGTCAAGGATGTCGTCGAGACGGCCGCGGCCAACCGGGACTTCGCTCCGACCTTCACGACCACCCTCGCGAGCAAGGACATCGGCCTGGCCATCGCCGCGGCCCGGGCGACCAACACCCCGCTCGAAATCGGCGAGCACGTGGCCGAGCTGTTCCAGCGCCTGATCGACGAGGGCGAGGGCGGCAAGGACTGCTCCATGATCGTCAAACTCGTTGACGGCACCCTGCAGCCCCAGGCCTGACCCCTGTCACTCATCAGAAAGAGCACTCCCATGCAAACAGTTCCCCACTACATCAACGGCCAGCGCGTCGAGTCGGCCGAACGGTTCGGCCCCGTGTTCAATCCCGCCACCGGTGTGCAGGAGAAGCAGGTCGTGCTGGCCTCCCGTACGGTCGTGATCGACGCCATCGAATCCGCCACGGGCGCCCTGCCCGAGTGGCGCGCAAGCAGTCTGGCCAAGCGCACGGCAATCTTTTTCAAGGTGCGAGAACTGCTCGCGGAGCGTACGAATGAACTCGCGGCCATTCTCACGAGCGAGCACGGCAAAGTGCTCTCCGACGCGGCCGGCGAGATCACCAGGGGCCTCGAGAACATCGAATTCGCCACCGGCCTGGCCCAGATGCTGAAGGGTGACTTCTCGCAGCAGGTCTCCCACGGAATCGACGTGCACTCCGTGCGCCAGAGCGTTGGCGTCGTCGCCTGCGTCACCCCGTTCAATTTTCCAGCCATGGTGCCGCTGTGGATGATCGGCAGCGCCATCGCCTGCGGGAACACGGTCCTCCTCAAGCCGAGCGAGAAGGACCCGTCGTCGGCCATCTTCATCGCCGAAATCTTTACCGAAGCCGGTCTGCCCGCCGGAGTGCTCAATGTGGTGCAGGGCGACAAGGAGGCCGTCGACGAACTGCTCGACAATCCAGACGTCAAGGCGATCAGCTTCGTTGGCTCCACTCCGATCGCGAAGTCCATCTACAACCGCGCGGCCGCGAACGGTAAGCGCGTGCAGGCGCTGGGCGGGGCCAAGAACCACATGGTGGTGCTGCCGGATGCCGACCTCGATATGGCAGCCGATGCCGCGATCAACGCGGCGTACGGCTCCGCCGGGGAGCGCTGCATGGCCGTGAGCGTACTCGTGGCCGTCGGCGGCATCGCCGACGACCTCGTCTCCGCGATCGAAAAGCGCATGAAAACGCTCATCGTCGGCCCGGGAACCGATCCGGCCTCGCAGATGGGCCCGCTCATCACCGGCGAGCACCGCGACCGAGTCGCGTCCTACCTGACCGGCGCGGAAGCTGCGGGTGCCACCATGGTCGTCGACGGCCGCGAGCAGAACTTCGACAGCGACGGCTTCTTTCTCGGAGTGAGCCTGATTGACCACGTCACGCCCGGCATGAAGGTCTACGACGACGAAATCTTTGGCCCCGTGCTCTCTGTCGTGCGTGTGGATACCTTCGACGAGGCCGTGAAGCTCGTCAACGATCATGAGTTCGGCAACGGTGTGGCGCTGTTCACGCGCGACGGCGGGGCGGCCCGGCAGTTCGAGTTCGAGATTGAGGTCGGCATGGTCGGTATCAACGTGCCTATTCCGGTGCCGGTCGGGTCGTTCTCTTTCGGCGGCTGGAAGAACTCGCTCTTCGGTGACGCGCATATGTACGGACCCGACAGCATCCGCTTCTACACCCGCGGCAAGGTCGTCACCACTCGCTGGCCCGACCCGGCCTCCTCCGAGATCGATCTCGGCTTTCCGCAGATGGCCTAGGCCACGACGACGCGGGTCCTCGATTGTCGGGGCCCGCTTTCGCCGTTAAGCCAGCAAATGTGGGTCTCGGGGTGCCGCCCTCCTCGTCTACCGCCCGCCCCCTATTCGCTTCGCGAAACACTACAGGAGGCCGGAAGCATCAAGAAGGGTGACGACGGAAGCTGAACAGATCGAAGGCGGCCGTCACGGCACGCGCTGGGCCCGTTGCCGGTACGGGCGTGAGGGGGTCCAAGTGATGAGCCGAGGGCCCCATGTCAATCAACGCCGCGACGTCTGTTGGGGAGAGGCTGAGCTCCAGGGAGATGGACCGCTGCGACTCGAGGTCGAAATGATTGGCGAGTGCTGTCGTCAGGTGGGTTGCCTTGTCGGGCTGAATCTTCAGGGCGAGTCCGTCTGCACGGAGCTCCTGAAGGTGAGTGCTGTGCGGCGCCACGACGAGCAGGAGTCCCCGGTCGGCGAGAACCCGGTGGAATTCCGCCGCATTCCGCGGGGCGAACACATTGAGGATCACCTGCGCTGCGCCGTCGCGGATCGGCAGGGGCGACCAGACATCGGCGACCAGGCCATCGATGCGTTCATCGGCCCGTACCGTGCGCGCCACGGCAACGGGGGAGAGATCCAGGCCCAGGGCTCGCGCCGTCGACATTCCGGCGAGAGCGGCTCGTAGGTAGTATCCGGTGCCGCAACCGACGTCGAGGACGCGGAGCGGGTGCTCCGCCGCAATCGTCTCGGCAATGGCATGCCGGAGGGGTTCATACCAACCGCCAGCCTGGAATCGATCCCGAGCATCCAACATGACGGCGCTATCGCCGATGAACTTGCGGGGACCGGGCAGCATCGTGGCGTACCCGCGTTTGTTCACATCGAAGGAATGACCGGTGGCGCAGGCGAGCGTGAGGGGATCGTGCGGCTCAAGGAGCAGAAAACAGTTCGGGCACCGAAGCCACTCCGATAACGTCTGGAGTGACATCGATGCCCGATCTATTGTGGTGACTCTACTTCTCGGTGATCTCTGACTGGTGCTCGCCATGAGCGTGGTGGAGTTCCCTCTGGTGGACCGGAGTGATCCGGTCTTCGAAGAACCAGCGGGACAGACCGGCGCGGAGCTTCTCTGCGGCCGTGATCTTGCCACGTGCGTTCGGCCGGGTCATGAGCGGCTTGAAGTCGTTGTAGCTGACCAGCTTCCAGCGCTCGTACTCGTCCACGGGCTGGTGAACTTCCACGTACTCGCCACCGGGCAGCCGCACGATACGGCCGGACTCGTACCCGTGGAGCACGATCTCGCGGTCCTTCTTCATGAGGGCGAGGCAAACTCGCTTCGTGATGAAGTACGCCAGGACCGGCCCGAGGATCGTGATGGCCTGGAGCGCGTGGATGACCCCCTCCATGGTGAGGTGGAAGTGCGTCGCAATGATATCCGATGACGCCGCAGCCCACAGCCCGGCGTAGAACGTGACACCGGCAGCACCGATTGCGGTGCGGGTCGGGGCGTTCCGCGGACGATCGAGCACGTGGTGCTCGCGCTTGTCCCCGGTGATCCAGGCCTCAATGAATGGGTACACCATCACGAGGACGATGAAGATTCCGATCACAATCAGTGGAACCAGGATGTTGAAGGAGTACGTGTGGTTCAGGAACACGAACTCCCACCCCGGTGGAATCAAGCGAAGAGCGCCGTCGGCAAAACCGATATACCAGTCGGGCTGGGTTCCGGCGGAAACCGGAGATGGGTCGTACGGGCCGTAATTCCAGATCGGGTTGATCGTGAACAGTGATGCGATCAGCATGACGACACCGAAGACGATGAAGAAGAATCCACCGGCCTTGGCGGCATAGACGGGAAGTACCGGGTACCCAACGACGTTCTGGTTGGTGTGACCGGCCGACGGGTACTGCGTGTGCTTGTGCACGACAACGAACAGCAGGTGCATTGCGATCAGCGCAACGATGATGGCCGGCAGCAGCAGAATGTGCAGCGAGTACAGCCGTCCGACGATGTCGACGCCCGGGAATTCTCCGCCGAAAAGCAGGAAGGAGATCCAGGTTCCGGCGACCGGAATTCCCTTGATGATTCCATCGATGATTCGCAGGCCGTTTCCGGAGAGCAGGTCGTCGGGGAGGGAATAGCCGGTGAAGCCCTCAGCCATCGCGAGGATGAAGAGAATGAAACCGATGATCCAGTTCAGCTCGCGGGGCTTACGGAAGGCGCCCGTGAAGTAGATGCGGAGCATGTGCAGGCCAATGGCGGCCACGAAAAGCAGCGCCGCCCAGTGGTGAACCTGGCGCATGAGCAATCCACCGCGGATGTCAAAGGAAATATCGAGCGAGGACGCCATGGCGGCCGACATCTCGATTCCCTTGAGCGGAGCGTAGGAACCGTCGTAGAACACGGGAGCCATCGACGCTTGGAAGAAGAAGGTCAGGAAGGATCCGGTGAGCAGGATGATGACGAAACTGTACAGCGCCACCTCGCCCAGCAGGAAGGACCAGTGATCCGGAAAGATCTTGCGCCCAAGCTCTTTGACGGCACCGGAAATGCTGGTGCGCTCGTCGAGGTAGTTCGCGGCGGATGAAGTGAATCCGCCGGATTTTTTTACCTCGGCGGGTTTACGGGTGTCTAACGAAGTCATTTACGCTCCCAGAAGCTCGGACCGACCGGTTCAGTGAAATCGCTCTGCGCGATGAGATAACCTTCTGCGTCTACCGTGATCGGCAGCTGCGGGAGCGGCCGCGCGGCCGGTCCGAAAATTACCTCGCAGTGATTCGTGACGTCGAATTGTGATTGGTGACACGGGCACAGAAGGTGGTGGGTTTGCTGCTCATACAACGCAACAGGGCAACCAACATGAGTACATATCTTAGAATACGCGACGATGCCCTGGTAGGACCAGTCCTTGCGCTCAGGAGTCTCGACGAGTTGTTCCGGCTTGAGGCGCATGAGGAGAACCGCTGCCTTTGCCTTCTCTTCCAGGCGACCGTGGCCCATTTCGGCCAGGCCTTCCGGAATCACGTGGAAGGAGGAACCGAGCGTGAGGTCGGATGCCTTGATCGGCGTTCCCGAGGGGTCAAGAGCCAAACGCGTGCCCGTTTTCCACAGCGTCTCCCGCAGCAGCTCCACCGGGTCCTGGTCCTGCGGGCCGAGGCCACGGAAGAGCACAACTGCGGGGAGCGGGAACGCAATGAGGGCACCGATCAGGCTGTTGCGA
Coding sequences within:
- a CDS encoding dipeptidase yields the protein MTDIPRTIDDKSTADDASVRTAVELGLPATIAELCALVRIPSVAWSAFDRATVLRSAEAVATLARDLHVFDTVEIKQAGIPGGTELGQPAVLATRAARNGRPTVLLYAHHDVQPPGKDEDWDSAPFEPTVRGDRLYGRGAADDKAGVMAHVASIRALVDAAGPDFDLGLALFIEGEEEFGSRSFATFLDENVDALRADVIVVADSNNWDVSTPALTTGLRGNVTLRLNVRTLDHASHSGMFGGAVPDAMMATIALLATLYNEDGSVAVAGLTIHTGDTPEYSEEQLREETGLLDGVSPIGHGSILSRIWSQPAITVTGIDAPSVDNASNTLSPSITVRVSCRIAPGQRASDAAAVLEEHLRAHAPFGAHVEISEVDCGQPFLVDTSGWAVTEARRAMTDAWGAPPIDIGVGGSIPFIADLVRVFPESQILVTGVEDPDSRAHSPNESLHLGVFKRAVLTEALLLSRLNHRSGQ
- the erpA gene encoding iron-sulfur cluster insertion protein ErpA translates to MTDTTSTAAHGVGLSDTAADKVRSLLAQEGREDLRLRVAVQPGGCSGLIYQLYFDERVLEGDAVVDFDGVGVVVDKMSVPYLDGANINFEDTIEKQGFTIDNPNAGSSCACGDSFS
- the coxB gene encoding cytochrome c oxidase subunit II, encoding MRINHRLRWAAFPLAATLVIVLSGCTQAQLNGYLPGFEEGQPAVTNQTERVSGLWTTSWIVLLIVGILTWGLTLWAIVVYRRRKGQTGLPVQLRYNMPIEIFYTIVPLILVVGFFAFTARDQVALETRFDSPDVTIEVQAKQWAWDFNYVDEDVYSAGVQAQADPDGEPGAIVDSELPVLVLPVNKKVEFKLESRDVIHSFWVIDFLYKKDVVPGKTNYMSVIPERIGTYAGKCAELCGEYHSMMLFNTEVVSQADYDTYIASLRAAGNTGQLDNNYDRNQNQPGTEAPTAQEGK
- the ctaD gene encoding cytochrome c oxidase subunit I; translated protein: MSTTITPPATRMETPVSPSAERKGNLLVKAITSTDHKVIGYMYLITSFVYFCLGGVMALIIRAQLFAPGLEIVQTKEQYNQLFTMHGTIMLLMFATPLFFGFANFLVPLQIGAPDVAFPRLNALAYWFFNFGSLIAVAGFLTPQGAASFGWFAYQPLASTTFSPGIGGNLWMVGLGLSGFGTILGSVNFITTIITMRAPGMTMWRMPIFTWNSLITSLLALMVFPVLAAAMLAAASDRIFGSHIYDPANGGAILWQHLFWFFGHPEVYIIALPFFGIVSEVFPVFSRKPMFGYKTLVYATIAIAALSVSVWAHHMYVTGSVLLPFFSLMTMLIAVPTGVKIFNWIGTMWRGSVTFETPMLWAIGFLITFTFGGLTGVILASPPLDFHVTDTYFVVAHFHYVVFGTVVFAMFSGFYFWWPKWTGKMLNESLGKWHFWLLFIGFHTTFLVQHWLGVVGMPRRYATYSPDDGFTWMNQVSTIGAMILATSMIPFFLNVYITARKAPLVTVNDPWGYGSSLEWATSCPPPRHNFTSIPRIRSERPAFDLNHPEAGLPVGIGYLKDAPDAPTYDASSNKVK
- a CDS encoding cytochrome c oxidase subunit 4, encoding MRTNARLFWGLAAFFALMAVIYTVWSVIDPFTGSVEWAGTFALSLSAVLAAFIGFYLGKVYTAQGGETPEDRLDANIDDGDAESGFFSPWSWWPIVLAASAALVFLGLAVGIWVAFIGLAFGVIGLVGWVYEYYRGLFAR
- a CDS encoding MFS transporter, whose amino-acid sequence is MSTSSNTRNGVQESGLKKVVAASMAGTVVEWYEFFLYASAATLVFGTLFFPNAGSELEGIIAAFATYAVGFLARPIGGIVFGHFGDKFGRKRLLQLSLVLVGVATFLMGCLPTFDQIGYLAPVLLVLLRFIQGFAVGGEWGGAVLLVAEHSPAKSRGFWASWPQAAVPAGNLLATAVLFILASTLSDAAFLSWGWRVAFWLSAVIVLVGYYIRTKVSDAPIFLKAQKEVVAGEKNFGIVEVFRRYPRGVFTAMGLRFAENILYYLVVVFSITYLKIIVEMDTSRVLLLLLIAHAVHFTVIPIVGHLSDRVGRRPLYLTGAVLAGTWGFFAFPMMDTANDIIIIIAIMTGLLFHALMYAGQPAIMAEMFPTRMRYSGVSLGYQVTSVIAGSIAPIIAVSLLSTFGSSVPVAIYLAAACLLTAIVVITLKETRGLSLHDIDAADAAETADRAAASELASTTSR
- a CDS encoding LysR family transcriptional regulator; this translates as MSSHRLPSPNDLLVLLTVARLGRFNAVAEALDTTHTTISRRILSLDQELGGRTLERSPHGWELTELGRHAVNAAEAIEDQLGALTTAISHTDPLSGLLRISTIDGFGAEIVTPALVKLQRDHPRINIEMFSATRKVSQNRSGVDLEIVAGRNDVNNAQAMFLTNYFLRLYASHEYLLRRGVPPSLDDIQSHSFVSYVESALLVTDLGHRSSQLPEPATSFQSTSLFAQLEAVQAGAGIGLLPNFLVHDRPEFVPVLRDDFQRQLPIWAVVRSESLRSPVVRAAIDAITLEIANRPAAFIG